Proteins from a genomic interval of Chionomys nivalis chromosome 7, mChiNiv1.1, whole genome shotgun sequence:
- the Tmem220 gene encoding transmembrane protein 220 isoform X1 produces the protein MAPTGAPWAPGLWRACNLLMSAFFALAAVVQVNDPDAEFWVVVYLIPALLTLLVGFDPLVTGNFIWKSVSVIHMLFCVLWASGLAYHFLRHAQQSILNEEEGRELSGLVIITAWMALCHSSAKNPAGGRMHLAIALAIALFPLISWVYVYRNKEMRSSWPAHCKTVL, from the exons ATGGCGCCCACAGGGGCTCCCTGGGCTCCCGGCTTGTGGCGGGCCTGCAACTTGCTCATGTCAGCCTTCTTCGCCCTGGCCGCCGTGGTGCAG GTGAATGATCCAGATGCAGAGTTCTGGGTG GTGGTGTATCTGATCCCTGCATTGCTTACCCTGCTTGTTGGGTTTGATCCTCTTGTCACAG GTAATTTCATCTGGAAGAGCGTGTCTGTGATACACATGCTGTTCTGCGTGCTGTGGGCCAGCGGCTTGGCATACCACTTCTTGCGCCATGCACAGCAGAGCATCCTAAACGAGGAAGAAGGCAG AGAGCTGTCTGGCCTGGTGATCATCACAGCCTGGATGGCACTTTGTCACAGTTCAGCAAA GAATCCAGCTGGTGGAAGAATGCACTTGGCTATTGCTCTTGCAATCGCGCTTTTCCCACTCATTTCATGGGTCTACGTATACAGAAACAAGGAGATGCGGTCCTCTTGGCCAGCGCACTGCAAGACAGTCCTCTAG
- the Tmem220 gene encoding transmembrane protein 220 isoform X2: MAPTGAPWAPGLWRACNLLMSAFFALAAVVQVVYLIPALLTLLVGFDPLVTGNFIWKSVSVIHMLFCVLWASGLAYHFLRHAQQSILNEEEGRNPAGGRMHLAIALAIALFPLISWVYVYRNKEMRSSWPAHCKTVL, translated from the exons ATGGCGCCCACAGGGGCTCCCTGGGCTCCCGGCTTGTGGCGGGCCTGCAACTTGCTCATGTCAGCCTTCTTCGCCCTGGCCGCCGTGGTGCAG GTGGTGTATCTGATCCCTGCATTGCTTACCCTGCTTGTTGGGTTTGATCCTCTTGTCACAG GTAATTTCATCTGGAAGAGCGTGTCTGTGATACACATGCTGTTCTGCGTGCTGTGGGCCAGCGGCTTGGCATACCACTTCTTGCGCCATGCACAGCAGAGCATCCTAAACGAGGAAGAAGGCAG GAATCCAGCTGGTGGAAGAATGCACTTGGCTATTGCTCTTGCAATCGCGCTTTTCCCACTCATTTCATGGGTCTACGTATACAGAAACAAGGAGATGCGGTCCTCTTGGCCAGCGCACTGCAAGACAGTCCTCTAG